One genomic window of Mucilaginibacter sp. SJ includes the following:
- a CDS encoding STAS/SEC14 domain-containing protein, producing MLEHIRYLPPHVLGMHAVGHVTIGDYEKALRPLLEQQVKQTGRINFLLILETKIKNFTAGAWCGNIGLGLKYFTRWNKVAVVTDQDGVREFSHLFKYILPGKFAGYKLEELDEALRWVTGIK from the coding sequence ATGCTTGAGCATATAAGATACTTGCCCCCGCATGTGTTAGGAATGCATGCGGTTGGCCATGTTACTATTGGCGATTATGAAAAGGCATTACGGCCATTGCTTGAGCAGCAGGTGAAACAAACCGGGCGGATAAACTTTTTATTGATACTGGAAACTAAAATTAAAAACTTTACAGCGGGTGCCTGGTGCGGCAACATCGGACTTGGTCTTAAGTATTTTACCCGTTGGAACAAAGTTGCCGTAGTGACCGATCAGGACGGGGTACGTGAGTTTAGCCACCTGTTTAAATATATTTTGCCGGGCAAGTTTGCAGGTTACAAACTTGAGGAATTGGACGAGGCTTTAAGATGGGTAACAGGAATTAAATAA
- a CDS encoding polysaccharide deacetylase family protein gives MIKQTLAMLAICAFGAVSCQSKPSDKSTTVAPVAEAPAANVASQGDAAAILARKQVPILCYHQIRDWKPTDSKNAKDYIVQVAAFKEHIKMLADSGYHTILPDQLYAYLTKGAPLPKKPIMLTFDDTDLDQFTIANPTLKKYGFKAVYFVMTVSLGRPHYMTKEQVKQLSAEGNVIASHTWDHHRVDRYSHTSTLKIIGKNGKITNRPVDDWVTQIEKPTKTLEEITGKKMDYFAYPFGIWNKAALPELRKRGFKMAFQLADKRDQSDPLMTVRRILDSGYWSAKTLSNSIRNSF, from the coding sequence ATGATAAAACAAACGTTAGCCATGCTGGCTATTTGTGCTTTCGGCGCTGTTTCATGCCAGTCAAAACCATCGGATAAATCAACTACTGTTGCCCCGGTTGCTGAAGCCCCGGCTGCTAATGTAGCTTCTCAGGGCGATGCTGCCGCCATTTTAGCCCGCAAACAGGTACCTATCCTTTGCTATCACCAGATCCGCGACTGGAAGCCTACCGATTCAAAAAATGCGAAGGACTATATCGTACAGGTTGCTGCTTTTAAAGAACACATTAAAATGCTGGCCGACAGCGGTTATCATACCATACTGCCCGATCAGCTTTATGCATACCTCACCAAAGGTGCACCGCTGCCTAAAAAACCTATCATGCTTACGTTTGATGATACCGATCTTGACCAGTTCACCATCGCCAACCCTACGCTCAAAAAGTACGGTTTTAAAGCGGTTTATTTTGTAATGACCGTGTCGTTGGGCCGCCCGCATTATATGACCAAAGAGCAGGTAAAACAACTATCTGCCGAAGGTAATGTTATCGCCAGCCACACCTGGGACCACCACCGTGTTGACCGCTACTCCCATACCTCTACCCTTAAGATCATCGGTAAAAATGGTAAAATAACCAATCGCCCGGTTGACGATTGGGTTACCCAAATTGAAAAACCGACCAAAACATTGGAAGAGATCACCGGCAAAAAGATGGATTACTTTGCTTATCCGTTTGGTATCTGGAACAAAGCCGCCCTACCTGAGCTCAGGAAACGCGGATTTAAAATGGCTTTCCAGTTAGCCGATAAACGCGATCAATCTGATCCACTGATGACTGTTCGCCGTATCCTTGACAGCGGCTACTGGAGCGCTAAAACTTTAAGCAACAGTATCAGAAATAGCTTTTAA
- a CDS encoding Gfo/Idh/MocA family protein gives MKTNLKLLLTTTMLFLSCITIASAQTTPPPPGTAPAPAPSVTAPTDSVNKAKKDTIPVMHKPVPTLKVGIMGLNHDHIHLILSEYRKGNVNIVGIAEPDKKLWEKFGKAYNLPDSLFFDDLRKMCTTRKPAIVLGYNAVGKHVDIVETCAPLGISVMVEKPLAATLEQAKRMEFLALKYYVKVLTNYETTWYPSFQDAYNTIKQDSIGLIRKMVVHDGHQGPREIGCSEDFLSWLTDPVLNGAGALNDFGCYGADLMTWLMKGQRPIAVTAIARHYKPNVYPKVEDDATVLVEYANATGQIEASWNWPFSIKDMEIFGAKGYIHAFDKDSVEVKINNHVRGYKAPPLVSPADAPVAYFTAALQNPLKHPDDRSSLKYNMIVMQILDAAKRSIKEGRRIVL, from the coding sequence ATGAAAACCAATTTAAAACTACTGCTCACTACAACTATGCTCTTTTTAAGCTGCATAACTATTGCATCGGCACAAACAACACCACCGCCACCGGGTACAGCACCAGCCCCTGCCCCTTCGGTTACGGCACCTACCGATTCAGTTAACAAGGCAAAAAAAGACACCATACCGGTGATGCACAAGCCCGTACCGACACTAAAAGTGGGTATTATGGGCTTAAACCATGACCATATCCACCTCATATTAAGTGAGTACCGCAAAGGAAACGTAAATATTGTAGGCATTGCCGAACCTGATAAAAAGCTTTGGGAAAAATTTGGCAAAGCATATAACCTGCCCGATTCCTTATTTTTTGACGATCTAAGGAAAATGTGCACCACCCGTAAACCTGCTATTGTGTTGGGTTATAACGCCGTTGGCAAACATGTTGATATTGTGGAGACCTGCGCCCCCTTAGGTATTTCTGTAATGGTTGAAAAACCATTGGCCGCCACCCTTGAACAGGCTAAACGTATGGAGTTTCTGGCCCTTAAATACTACGTCAAAGTATTAACCAATTATGAAACTACCTGGTACCCATCCTTCCAGGATGCTTATAATACCATTAAGCAGGACAGCATAGGTTTGATCCGTAAAATGGTGGTGCATGACGGGCACCAGGGGCCACGCGAAATTGGCTGCAGCGAAGACTTTTTGAGCTGGTTAACAGATCCCGTACTAAACGGTGCAGGCGCCCTGAATGATTTTGGTTGCTATGGCGCTGATTTGATGACCTGGCTAATGAAAGGCCAGCGCCCGATAGCAGTAACCGCCATCGCAAGGCATTATAAACCAAACGTATATCCGAAGGTTGAAGATGATGCCACCGTATTAGTTGAATACGCCAATGCCACCGGGCAAATTGAAGCCTCATGGAACTGGCCTTTCAGCATCAAGGATATGGAGATTTTCGGTGCTAAGGGTTATATTCATGCCTTCGACAAGGATAGCGTCGAAGTAAAAATTAACAACCACGTAAGAGGTTATAAAGCCCCCCCCCTGGTATCACCTGCCGACGCTCCGGTAGCTTATTTTACCGCCGCGCTGCAAAACCCGCTCAAACACCCGGATGACCGTTCGTCATTAAAATACAATATGATTGTGATGCAGATCCTGGATGCGGCTAAACGTTCAATAAAAGAAGGCCGACGCATCGTGCTCTAA
- the ruvB gene encoding Holliday junction branch migration DNA helicase RuvB has protein sequence MNEHLDPERERLSPAERDIEKVLRPQQFEDFTGQHKILANLKIFVQAARQRGEALDHVLLHGPPGLGKTTLSHIIANEMGVGIKITSGPVLDKPGDLAGLLTNLETGDILFIDEIHRLSPLVEEYLYSAMEDFKIDIMLESGPNARSVQISLNPFTLVGATTRSGLLTAPLRARFGINSRLEYYDAKLLTTIVLRSASILKTPITDDGAYEIARRSRGTPRIANALLRRTRDFAQIKGNGKIDTEIAQYALNALNVDSHGLDEMDNKILLTIIDKFKGGPVGLKTVATAVGEDEGTIEEVYEPFLIQEGFLMRTARGREATEAAYKHLGKIKLGGNPSLF, from the coding sequence ATGAATGAGCATCTTGACCCTGAACGCGAACGTCTCAGTCCGGCCGAACGTGATATTGAAAAAGTATTGCGCCCGCAGCAATTTGAAGACTTTACCGGTCAGCATAAAATATTAGCCAATTTAAAGATCTTTGTACAAGCTGCCCGTCAGCGCGGTGAAGCGCTTGATCATGTGCTGCTCCACGGTCCACCAGGTTTGGGTAAAACTACCCTATCCCATATCATCGCCAATGAAATGGGTGTAGGTATTAAGATCACTTCCGGCCCTGTTTTAGATAAACCCGGCGATTTGGCGGGTTTGCTTACCAATCTTGAAACCGGGGATATTCTTTTTATTGATGAAATTCACCGCTTAAGTCCGCTGGTTGAAGAATACCTTTACTCGGCCATGGAGGATTTTAAGATAGATATTATGCTGGAGAGCGGCCCCAATGCCCGTTCGGTACAAATTTCGCTTAACCCGTTCACCCTGGTAGGCGCAACTACCCGTTCCGGCTTGCTTACCGCACCTTTAAGGGCCAGGTTTGGTATCAACTCGCGCCTGGAATATTACGATGCCAAACTGCTTACCACCATAGTATTGCGTTCGGCATCGATACTAAAAACACCTATTACTGATGATGGTGCTTATGAAATTGCCCGCCGTAGCCGTGGTACCCCGCGTATTGCCAATGCATTACTTCGCCGCACGCGTGATTTTGCACAGATCAAAGGGAATGGCAAAATTGATACGGAGATTGCCCAGTATGCGTTGAATGCTTTAAATGTAGATAGTCACGGACTGGACGAAATGGACAACAAGATCCTGCTTACCATTATTGATAAGTTTAAAGGCGGTCCTGTAGGGTTAAAAACCGTTGCAACGGCAGTTGGTGAAGACGAGGGCACAATTGAAGAGGTTTACGAACCGTTCTTAATACAGGAAGGCTTTTTAATGCGTACAGCCCGCGGCCGTGAAGCTACTGAAGCAGCCTACAAACATTTAGGAAAGATAAAGCTGGGAGGAAATCCATCCTTATTTTGA
- a CDS encoding polyprenol monophosphomannose synthase, translating into MPDSIVIIPTYNEKENIERMIRKVFSLPHDFHILIIDDGSPDGTPQIVKSLQTEYEGSLFIEERAGKQGLGTAYIHGFKWCIARHYDYIFEMDADFSHNPDDLLKLRQACIDGADAAIGSRYVTGVNVVNWPMSRVLMSYFASVYVRFITGMKIQDSTAGFMCYKRRVLETVRLDKIKFVGYAFQIEMKYTTIKHGFKLVEVPIIFTDRTAGTSKMSTRIFREAFLGVIQMKINSIFRKYPEG; encoded by the coding sequence GTGCCCGATAGCATAGTAATTATACCCACGTATAACGAGAAAGAAAATATCGAGCGGATGATCCGCAAGGTATTTTCCTTGCCTCATGATTTTCATATCCTGATCATTGACGACGGATCACCCGACGGTACGCCGCAGATAGTAAAAAGTTTGCAGACTGAATATGAGGGTAGCCTTTTTATAGAAGAGCGTGCAGGTAAACAGGGATTGGGCACAGCCTATATACATGGTTTTAAATGGTGCATAGCCCGCCACTACGACTATATTTTTGAGATGGATGCTGATTTTTCACATAATCCGGATGATCTGTTGAAATTGAGGCAAGCCTGCATTGATGGTGCCGATGCAGCCATAGGCTCACGTTATGTAACTGGTGTAAATGTGGTAAACTGGCCGATGAGCAGGGTACTGATGAGTTATTTCGCTTCGGTTTATGTACGTTTTATAACCGGTATGAAAATCCAGGATTCAACCGCCGGTTTTATGTGTTACAAACGCAGAGTGCTTGAAACCGTAAGATTGGATAAAATCAAATTTGTAGGCTATGCTTTCCAGATCGAGATGAAATATACTACCATTAAACATGGCTTTAAGCTGGTAGAAGTCCCTATTATATTTACCGACCGCACTGCCGGTACCTCCAAAATGTCGACGCGTATTTTCCGCGAAGCATTTTTAGGAGTGATCCAGATGAAAATCAACAGCATTTTCAGGAAATACCCGGAGGGTTAG
- a CDS encoding POT-type proton-dependent oligopeptide transporter, which translates to MQEISATTTKKSRFPKSIPYIIGNEAAERFSFYGMRSILTLFLVKQFFNPTGSAALAQQADAHANKLNHLFVMVAYALPFVGGMVADWFTGKYKLILYISVVYCFGHLLLAMFDTSLSGFEIGMLVVAIGAGGIKSCVSANVGDQFDASNQDLLSKVYGWFYFSINSGSMLSTIAIPVIYKYYGPKWAFGVPGILMALATLIFFMGRKKYVKVPPQGVNRNNLVFITWYALTHLSKKKPGQSLLDIAKENYDPERVEGVKAVYRVISVFFFALAFWAVWDQCLSEWTLYAAKMNRNINLGFTSFQIEPGSMSTFNTVFLLLFIPFFNYIVYPNLDKIGLKTTPLRRLGAGLILTALSFVVIGFTHVSIDHGGSPSMWWQVLAFLILSAAEVLVSITGLEYAYTHSPKSMKSTMSGIWFLVVSFGNLITALVNGLIEDGGWWAENLKGANYEWFFVAFISVFIIIFMIVSPRLKERNYITDPYVENQVIADTHNL; encoded by the coding sequence ATGCAAGAAATCTCTGCAACCACCACAAAAAAATCAAGATTCCCCAAAAGTATCCCCTATATTATCGGGAACGAGGCTGCCGAACGTTTTAGCTTTTATGGCATGCGTTCGATACTTACCCTTTTTTTGGTAAAACAATTTTTTAACCCCACAGGTAGTGCCGCGTTGGCTCAACAGGCCGATGCCCATGCCAATAAACTGAATCACTTATTTGTTATGGTGGCCTACGCTTTGCCATTTGTGGGCGGCATGGTGGCCGATTGGTTTACCGGTAAATACAAGCTTATCCTATATATTTCCGTGGTGTATTGCTTTGGACACCTGTTGCTGGCCATGTTTGATACCAGCCTTAGTGGCTTTGAAATAGGCATGCTGGTGGTAGCGATTGGTGCAGGGGGTATCAAATCGTGCGTTTCGGCTAATGTCGGCGATCAGTTTGATGCCAGCAACCAGGATTTGCTCTCAAAAGTTTACGGCTGGTTTTACTTTAGCATCAATTCAGGTTCTATGTTATCAACGATAGCTATCCCTGTTATTTACAAATATTACGGTCCTAAATGGGCTTTTGGTGTTCCCGGTATTTTGATGGCATTGGCAACCCTGATATTTTTTATGGGGCGCAAAAAGTATGTAAAGGTGCCTCCTCAGGGCGTAAACCGGAATAACCTCGTGTTTATTACCTGGTACGCGCTTACCCATCTAAGTAAAAAGAAACCTGGCCAGTCATTACTTGATATTGCTAAAGAAAATTACGATCCGGAGCGCGTTGAAGGAGTTAAAGCGGTATACCGGGTAATTTCCGTGTTCTTTTTTGCCCTGGCGTTTTGGGCTGTTTGGGACCAGTGCCTTTCAGAATGGACACTTTATGCTGCAAAAATGAACCGAAACATCAATCTTGGTTTCACTTCATTCCAGATAGAACCAGGTTCAATGTCTACATTTAATACCGTTTTCCTTTTATTATTTATTCCATTCTTCAACTATATTGTTTATCCGAATTTAGATAAGATCGGATTAAAAACAACACCATTACGAAGGCTTGGTGCGGGCTTGATTTTGACGGCTTTATCGTTTGTGGTTATCGGTTTTACACATGTAAGTATTGATCATGGTGGCTCTCCCTCAATGTGGTGGCAAGTGCTGGCCTTTTTAATATTATCAGCTGCGGAAGTGTTGGTATCAATTACCGGTTTGGAATACGCTTATACCCATTCTCCAAAATCAATGAAAAGTACCATGTCGGGAATTTGGTTCCTGGTTGTTTCATTTGGAAACCTGATCACCGCCCTTGTAAATGGCCTTATTGAAGACGGTGGCTGGTGGGCTGAAAATCTTAAGGGTGCCAATTACGAATGGTTTTTTGTAGCTTTCATCAGTGTGTTCATTATCATATTCATGATTGTTTCTCCACGCCTTAAAGAAAGAAATTACATTACCGACCCTTACGTGGAAAACCAGGTCATTGCCGACACTCATAATCTATAA
- a CDS encoding acetyl-CoA C-acyltransferase, with the protein MKEVVIVAATRTPIGSFGGSLAAIGTTQLGAAVIKSAVEKAGLRPEQVQEIYMGNVMSANVGQAPATQAAIFAGLPYLPATTVNKVCASGMKAIMLGAQSIAIGQNDIVVAGGMESMSNVPYYLDKARNGYRLGNGQIIDGLVKDGLWDVYNDYHMGSAAELCATDCNISREEQDAYAILSYQRAQKAQADGKFKDEITPVGLKDKKGDITMFAEDEEPKTVKFDKIPSLKPVFKKDGTVTAANASTLNDGAAAVVLMSRKKADELGITPLAKVVSYADAQQAPEWFTTAPSKAIPLALHRAGLQNSDIDFFEINEAFSVVSIANNQLLNLDPEKVNVNGGAVSLGHPLGASGARIIVTLLHVLKQNNGKYGAAGICNGGGGASAMVIENLR; encoded by the coding sequence ATGAAAGAAGTAGTAATAGTAGCGGCTACGCGCACACCTATAGGTAGTTTTGGAGGCAGCCTGGCTGCTATCGGCACCACACAGTTGGGCGCGGCAGTCATCAAATCGGCAGTTGAAAAAGCGGGGTTACGGCCCGAACAGGTTCAGGAAATTTATATGGGCAATGTAATGTCGGCTAATGTTGGGCAGGCGCCGGCAACACAGGCAGCTATTTTTGCCGGGCTCCCCTATTTGCCCGCAACAACCGTTAATAAAGTTTGTGCATCGGGTATGAAAGCCATTATGTTAGGCGCCCAAAGCATAGCCATAGGGCAAAACGATATTGTTGTTGCCGGCGGCATGGAAAGCATGAGCAACGTACCCTATTACCTGGATAAGGCCCGCAACGGCTACCGTTTAGGTAACGGGCAAATCATTGACGGTTTGGTAAAAGACGGTCTTTGGGATGTTTATAACGACTATCACATGGGCTCAGCAGCCGAACTTTGCGCTACCGACTGCAACATCAGTCGGGAGGAACAGGATGCATATGCCATCCTATCATACCAGCGTGCCCAAAAAGCACAGGCAGACGGAAAATTTAAAGATGAAATAACTCCTGTTGGCCTTAAAGACAAAAAAGGCGATATCACGATGTTCGCCGAAGATGAGGAACCCAAAACAGTTAAGTTTGACAAGATCCCCTCATTAAAACCCGTATTTAAAAAAGATGGTACCGTTACGGCCGCCAACGCCTCGACCCTGAATGATGGTGCCGCAGCTGTAGTGCTTATGAGCCGCAAAAAAGCGGATGAACTCGGTATAACCCCATTGGCTAAGGTGGTTTCCTACGCCGATGCACAGCAGGCACCCGAATGGTTTACTACCGCACCGTCAAAAGCCATTCCGCTGGCACTGCACAGGGCGGGCCTTCAAAATTCCGATATCGACTTCTTTGAGATCAATGAAGCCTTCTCTGTAGTATCAATAGCCAACAACCAGCTTTTGAACCTCGACCCGGAAAAAGTAAACGTTAACGGCGGTGCTGTTTCATTAGGCCACCCTCTCGGCGCTTCGGGTGCACGAATCATTGTTACCCTTTTACACGTATTAAAGCAAAACAACGGCAAATATGGCGCTGCCGGTATCTGTAACGGTGGTGGCGGTGCCAGCGCAATGGTTATCGAAAATTTACGTTAA
- a CDS encoding Arc family DNA binding domain-containing protein, which translates to MAEKKAFVLRINPNMLKEIESWAAEEFRSTNGQIEYLMQQALLARKKGVKKKKEDSD; encoded by the coding sequence ATGGCCGAAAAAAAAGCATTTGTATTACGCATTAACCCCAACATGCTGAAGGAGATTGAGAGCTGGGCTGCCGAAGAATTCAGGAGCACCAACGGCCAGATCGAATACCTCATGCAACAAGCCCTGCTTGCGCGTAAAAAAGGAGTTAAAAAGAAAAAGGAAGATAGTGATTAG
- a CDS encoding SPFH domain-containing protein, which produces MNPEKTINPPSGFAVLIVFLALLVIAALCFWAGEEPIGAMLAIIGFVFLLPGLVVVNPNESKVLTLFGKYLGTVKKDGFFWVNPFTVKRKVSLRAFNLNGQQLKVNDSIGNPIEIAAVIVWQIKDTAAAVFAVENYIQYVNIQSEAAVRHLANSFPYDNLEDETAAITLRGGAEQVSSMLEKELNERLDRAGIEVLEARISHLAYAPEIAHSMLQVQQASAIIAARKLIVEGAVGMVEMALNKLSEKNIVELDEERKAAMVSNLLVVLCGDKAVNPVVNTGTLYH; this is translated from the coding sequence ATGAATCCTGAAAAAACCATCAACCCGCCATCCGGCTTTGCTGTGCTTATTGTATTCCTTGCATTATTGGTAATAGCTGCCCTTTGCTTTTGGGCGGGTGAAGAACCTATCGGCGCTATGTTAGCCATCATCGGCTTCGTTTTTCTGCTCCCGGGACTTGTTGTCGTTAATCCTAACGAATCAAAAGTACTTACCCTTTTCGGCAAGTACCTGGGTACTGTAAAAAAAGACGGCTTTTTTTGGGTGAACCCTTTCACCGTAAAAAGAAAAGTATCATTAAGGGCCTTTAACCTTAACGGCCAGCAACTGAAAGTAAACGACAGCATTGGCAATCCCATTGAAATTGCGGCGGTTATAGTATGGCAGATCAAAGATACCGCAGCTGCCGTATTTGCGGTTGAAAACTATATCCAATACGTAAACATCCAAAGCGAAGCCGCGGTAAGGCACCTGGCTAACTCGTTTCCTTATGATAACCTGGAGGATGAAACTGCAGCCATTACCCTGCGCGGTGGCGCCGAACAGGTAAGCTCCATGCTCGAGAAGGAATTGAACGAAAGGCTTGACCGCGCCGGCATTGAAGTATTAGAAGCCCGCATCTCGCATTTGGCCTACGCTCCCGAAATTGCACATTCTATGCTGCAGGTACAGCAGGCATCGGCCATAATAGCTGCTCGTAAGCTGATAGTTGAAGGTGCCGTTGGCATGGTTGAAATGGCACTGAACAAGCTATCCGAAAAAAACATAGTTGAGCTTGACGAGGAACGCAAGGCAGCCATGGTAAGCAATCTTCTGGTTGTACTTTGCGGTGATAAAGCAGTTAACCCTGTTGTTAATACCGGTACTTTATACCATTAA
- a CDS encoding HD family phosphohydrolase: MAKLSTSRQKALLRKYARNVKFLMMLISIVLIVYFLPKQAKFSYEHEKGRIWNQKDLVSPYNFAILKTPQEIMADQKSALESITPIYQLDAGMQNQQIEGFKADLEIKWHNAGINDKLKSKYIAVGTDLLTEIYQTGVFKPNAKYQQSSENYPIRILDKNVATDKNTSELFTKEKAQAYSDKVLSKHTDLDKAFLLDVISNRLQNNLAYDNNLTSRLEKEVIDGLSVTRGMVQKGEVIVYKGSVVNDDVYQKLESFKKAFEDNARVNGNRNLVLLGQFFLVAIAISLLMIFLYLFRKDIYADNRLVSLILLVITTMLATLSLAIKLQFPTNLYYIPYCIVPIIIRILFDTRLALNIHLLVVLIAGFFVPNSFEFAYYEITAGMVSIYSIKNLVRREQFLISAVIIIFTYFVAFLGITFIREGDFLNIDWMDFLPFVVSVLLTLLAYPLIYLFEKVFAITSEITLIELTNTNAPLLRELAFNAPGTFQHSLQVANLAENAIYAVGGNALLVRAGALYHDIGKMENPLFFIENQSSGFNPHDKLPYEESAQIIIRHVSRGIEMARKANLPEVVIDFIRTHHGNTRVDYFYQSSLKNFPEKFINENIFRYPGPIPFTKEGAVLMLADSVEAASRSLKEPDEESISVLVDRIVKYKLDQNQLKDSNITLKDIETIKAIFKRMLMSIYHVRIDY; this comes from the coding sequence ATGGCAAAACTATCCACTTCGCGCCAAAAGGCTTTACTGCGCAAATACGCCCGTAATGTTAAGTTTTTGATGATGCTGATTAGTATCGTGCTTATTGTTTACTTTTTACCGAAGCAGGCAAAATTTAGCTACGAGCACGAAAAGGGGAGGATCTGGAACCAGAAAGACCTGGTATCGCCCTATAATTTCGCTATATTAAAAACACCGCAGGAAATCATGGCCGACCAAAAATCGGCACTGGAAAGCATAACGCCAATTTACCAGCTGGACGCAGGGATGCAAAACCAGCAGATTGAAGGTTTTAAAGCCGACCTGGAAATTAAATGGCACAATGCCGGTATCAATGACAAACTTAAGTCAAAGTATATTGCTGTCGGTACCGATTTATTGACAGAAATTTACCAAACAGGGGTTTTTAAGCCCAATGCTAAATATCAGCAAAGCTCCGAGAATTACCCCATACGGATCCTGGACAAGAATGTTGCCACTGATAAAAACACCAGCGAACTGTTTACCAAAGAAAAAGCGCAGGCTTATTCTGATAAGGTATTGAGCAAGCATACTGATTTAGATAAAGCCTTCCTGCTCGATGTGATCAGTAACCGCCTCCAAAATAACCTCGCTTATGATAATAACCTTACTTCGAGGCTGGAGAAGGAAGTTATAGATGGCCTTTCGGTAACACGCGGAATGGTGCAAAAAGGGGAGGTGATAGTTTACAAAGGCTCGGTAGTTAATGACGATGTTTATCAAAAACTTGAATCATTTAAAAAAGCTTTTGAGGATAACGCCCGTGTTAACGGTAACAGAAACTTAGTGCTCTTAGGTCAATTTTTCCTGGTGGCTATAGCCATATCGCTGCTCATGATCTTCCTGTATCTTTTCCGTAAGGATATTTACGCCGATAACAGGTTGGTAAGTTTGATATTACTGGTAATTACTACCATGCTGGCCACTTTATCATTGGCTATAAAACTGCAGTTCCCGACTAATTTGTATTATATTCCTTATTGTATAGTACCTATTATTATTCGGATATTGTTTGATACCCGTTTGGCGCTTAATATCCATTTGCTGGTGGTGCTGATAGCCGGCTTCTTTGTGCCCAACAGCTTTGAGTTTGCCTATTATGAGATTACGGCGGGTATGGTGTCCATCTACAGTATTAAAAACCTGGTTCGCCGCGAACAGTTCCTGATCTCGGCAGTGATCATCATCTTTACCTACTTCGTGGCATTTTTGGGGATTACCTTTATTCGCGAGGGTGATTTCCTGAACATCGACTGGATGGACTTTTTGCCTTTTGTAGTTAGTGTACTGCTTACCCTGCTGGCTTACCCGCTCATTTATTTATTCGAGAAGGTTTTTGCCATCACTTCCGAAATTACGCTCATCGAACTAACCAATACCAATGCGCCATTGCTGCGCGAACTGGCTTTTAACGCCCCGGGCACTTTTCAGCATTCGCTGCAGGTAGCTAACCTGGCCGAAAACGCTATTTATGCAGTTGGCGGCAATGCCTTGCTGGTTAGGGCGGGGGCGCTTTATCATGATATTGGCAAAATGGAGAACCCTTTGTTCTTTATCGAAAACCAAAGTTCGGGCTTTAACCCGCATGATAAACTGCCTTATGAAGAAAGTGCCCAAATCATTATCCGCCACGTGAGCAGGGGTATTGAGATGGCACGCAAGGCCAACCTGCCCGAGGTTGTGATTGATTTTATCCGTACCCATCATGGCAATACCCGCGTGGATTATTTTTACCAGTCGTCACTGAAAAATTTTCCCGAAAAATTCATCAACGAAAACATTTTTCGCTATCCCGGCCCCATTCCTTTTACCAAAGAAGGTGCCGTTTTAATGCTTGCCGACTCGGTTGAGGCCGCTTCGCGCTCGTTAAAGGAGCCCGATGAAGAATCCATCAGTGTACTGGTAGATCGTATTGTGAAATACAAGCTTGATCAAAACCAGTTGAAAGACAGTAATATAACTTTAAAAGATATTGAAACTATTAAGGCTATTTTTAAGCGGATGCTGATGAGTATTTATCACGTAAGGATAGATTATTAA
- a CDS encoding ISAon1 family transposase N-terminal region protein, whose translation MSSAHETLVHLILPKGLLDYFELTDVRSSENGALNIYLEEKNLAPSGYDKSQLESKGFLPETAIQDFPIRCHKVALCIKRRRWEVKASGELITRDWDLVRKGARMTTEFGTFLKGIFG comes from the coding sequence TTGTCATCAGCCCACGAAACCCTTGTCCATTTAATCTTACCAAAAGGCCTTTTAGACTATTTTGAACTTACCGATGTCCGTTCATCAGAGAATGGAGCGTTGAACATTTATCTGGAGGAGAAGAACCTTGCTCCATCAGGTTATGATAAGTCACAGTTAGAGTCAAAAGGCTTTTTACCAGAGACAGCTATTCAGGATTTTCCTATCCGCTGCCATAAAGTAGCCTTATGTATAAAAAGGCGCAGATGGGAAGTTAAAGCGAGTGGTGAGCTTATCACAAGAGACTGGGATTTAGTAAGAAAAGGGGCGCGAATGACAACTGAATTCGGCACTTTTTTAAAAGGAATATTTGGATAA